A stretch of Chitinophagaceae bacterium DNA encodes these proteins:
- a CDS encoding RNA pseudouridine synthase: protein MKKLRPEVIFENDSFIAINKPAGLLSIPDRMQSEPSLKDMLLEKYGSIFTVHRLDKDTSGIILFAKSEAAHKYFSRLFEERKIEKYYQGLVTGCPSQKKGTLDAPISEHPTQKGLMVVHRNGKPSITDYEVLEDLKQFSLVQFQLHTGRTHQIRVHCRNMGHPLACDELYGDGKPILLSSIKKKFKLSRHDEEERPMLNRLALHSYRLKFTDTDGKLIDLEAELPKDIRALIQQLKKIL, encoded by the coding sequence GTGAAAAAATTACGACCCGAGGTCATTTTTGAGAATGATTCCTTTATTGCCATCAATAAACCGGCCGGCCTTTTATCCATCCCCGACCGGATGCAGAGCGAACCTTCCCTCAAGGATATGCTGCTGGAAAAATACGGGAGCATCTTTACTGTTCACCGGCTGGATAAAGATACCAGCGGCATCATCTTATTTGCAAAGTCGGAAGCGGCTCATAAATATTTCTCCCGGCTGTTTGAAGAGCGGAAGATTGAAAAGTATTACCAGGGCCTGGTGACTGGCTGCCCTTCACAAAAAAAAGGGACCCTGGATGCCCCCATCAGTGAGCACCCCACCCAAAAAGGGTTGATGGTGGTTCACCGCAATGGCAAACCATCCATAACCGATTACGAGGTTTTGGAAGACCTTAAACAGTTTTCGCTTGTACAATTCCAATTACATACCGGCCGTACCCACCAGATAAGGGTGCATTGCAGGAACATGGGCCATCCCCTTGCCTGTGATGAACTGTATGGCGATGGTAAACCCATCCTGCTTTCTTCCATAAAAAAGAAATTTAAACTCAGCAGGCATGACGAAGAAGAAAGGCCCATGCTGAACAGGCTGGCACTGCATTCTTACCGGCTGAAGTTTACGGATACCGACGGAAAACTGATCGACCTGGAGGCTGAACTTCCAAAAGATATACGGGCATTAATTCAGCAATTGAAAAAAATCCTGTAA
- a CDS encoding peroxiredoxin: protein MSLRLGDIAPNFKAKTSLGEIDFYEYLGDSWGILFSHPADYTPVCTTELGRTALLKEEFAKRNVKVLALSVDPVDKHLSWISDINETQHCHVEFPIIADDDKKVSELYDFIHPNASATATVRSLVIIGPDKTVKLIITYPASTGRNFVEVLRVVDSLQLTANYSVATPANWTEGEKVIVALNVSTDDAVKKFPKGLEIVKPYLRYTPQPNID, encoded by the coding sequence ATGAGTTTACGATTAGGGGATATTGCTCCCAATTTTAAAGCAAAAACATCTTTAGGGGAAATTGATTTTTATGAATACTTAGGCGATTCATGGGGGATTTTATTTTCGCACCCGGCTGATTATACACCGGTTTGTACTACCGAACTCGGGCGCACTGCTTTATTGAAAGAAGAATTTGCCAAACGCAATGTAAAAGTGCTGGCGTTAAGTGTTGACCCGGTAGATAAGCACCTGAGCTGGATCAGCGATATTAATGAAACACAGCATTGCCATGTGGAATTCCCGATCATTGCCGACGATGATAAAAAGGTTTCTGAATTATATGATTTCATTCATCCCAATGCATCGGCAACGGCAACCGTCCGTTCGTTGGTGATCATTGGCCCTGATAAAACCGTTAAACTGATCATTACATATCCGGCGTCTACCGGCAGGAATTTCGTAGAAGTATTGCGGGTGGTTGATTCATTACAGCTTACTGCGAACTACAGCGTGGCTACACCCGCTAACTGGACTGAAGGCGAAAAAGTAATTGTAGCACTCAATGTGAGTACCGACGACGCTGTTAAAAAATTCCCTAAGGGACTGGAAATTGTGAAGCCTTATTTGCGTTACACCCCGCAACCCAACATTGATTGA
- the rimM gene encoding 16S rRNA processing protein RimM produces MTKYYKIGKLAASTGLKGELVLQHSLGSKTSLKGLEAIFLEEKKDSFIPYFIQSAKIRSENETVIKLEGVDIMEAARKLTPKEVWLAETDFKKFAARSSPISLLGFTMIDDEDNVIGEITEVIEQPHQVLCTVLIEGKEALIPIHGESLDKVDKKNRKVYVTLPDGLLDIYR; encoded by the coding sequence ATGACAAAGTATTATAAAATAGGAAAACTGGCGGCCAGCACCGGGTTAAAAGGTGAACTGGTCCTGCAGCACAGCCTGGGATCAAAAACCTCCCTCAAGGGACTGGAAGCCATATTCCTGGAAGAAAAAAAAGACAGCTTTATTCCTTACTTCATCCAGTCGGCAAAGATCCGCAGTGAAAATGAAACCGTGATAAAACTGGAAGGGGTGGATATTATGGAAGCTGCCCGTAAACTTACACCCAAAGAGGTTTGGCTGGCGGAAACGGACTTTAAAAAATTTGCCGCAAGATCATCGCCCATTTCTTTGCTTGGTTTTACCATGATCGACGACGAAGACAATGTGATCGGGGAGATAACAGAAGTGATCGAACAGCCACACCAGGTATTATGTACTGTATTGATCGAAGGAAAGGAAGCATTGATACCCATCCATGGAGAAAGCCTTGACAAAGTGGACAAGAAGAACAGGAAAGTATATGTTACGCTTCCGGATGGCCTGCTGGATATTTATCGATGA